The Nitrobacter hamburgensis X14 genome contains the following window.
CGCGCCGTTTCTCGCAGTACGCGCCCGCTGCGGCAACCACGCCGAGATCGACGTCGTTCCCTGCGGTGTAGGGCGGAATGCACAGCATGTTAAAAATGCCGTCGCGCGTATAGAGCTGCTCGAGCGCATAGAGGCCGGTCTTACCGTCCTCGCCGTCCGGCTTCAGAAAATCGGTCGAGCCAAGCATGCCGCCGTCGCCGACGAGGTTCGCCGTCGCCGCGAGTGCGTCGGCATAGGCCTTCTTCGCGGCCTTGAGCGGGTCCTGCGTTGGATCGGGCGATTGCTTCTGCGCCACCAGCATCTGCGCATATTTCTGCCCGAGTTGATCGTCGCCGAAGACGGCCGTGAAGTCGGGAAGCGCCGCCGCCTGTGTGTCGAGGTTGTCGCCACCCCAGCCAATCAGCGTCGAGCCCTCGTTGAGGACATGATCGACCCGACGCAGCGAGTTCTTCACGGTAAGGTTCTCAAAAAACTCTGTCTGGTTGCTGTCCAGATCCGTGACGGTGAGATCGAACAGGTCGGCGGTCGCGACACCCAGCGTTGCGGCGACGCCGGCGGCGGTCGCGGGCTTGGCGGCGGACACGAGAATACGCAGCCTGTTGGCCCAGCCACCGGGCGCTGCCGCCTTGAAGGTGAGCGTGCCGACGTGCAGCATACGCAACGTCGTCTTTGGCGCCGCTGAATCCGCAGTTTTGGCGGCTACCTCGATCGCCGCTGCATCAGCGTTGTCGGGGAGCACATTGATCGCATCCATCGCGGCCTTCGCCGCATCCTTCACTGGCTGCTTTGCATTCGGGTCGGCGGTAATCAGGTCGTAGACCGCCTTGGCGGCGGTCTTGGCGGTCTGGCCGTTTGCACCACCGCGCGCGGCCGCGGTAATAGAAGCAACAGCAGCAATCGCCGCGTCGGCGTTGCCGCCCGCGCCATCGTCGAACAGGCGCACGATAACGGCGCGCGCGCCGCCGTTGAAGAAGAAGTCGCGGACCGCGAACCCCATATTGCTGCCGGTCCACAGGCCGCCGAAGATGCGTTCAAAATCGCCGAAACCGACAATGTCGACGGCCGTGTCGACGGGACCTTTTCGCGCGCTACCGATAAAGGCCGCAACTGACGTGGCGACGCCGGTAATTGTACGAACCCCGCTGGGAATCTCGTTGACGTAGACCCCGGGATAGCTGAGCGCCGCCGGCATGACCGTCCCTCCATTATAGAGCAGACTTGACCGTTCATCGAGCGTACTGCTGCCATGTTAGTCCATAAAGGTCACTTGCACCAGTGCCATTGTCCGTTCGCACCTCGCGGATGCTGAACGGAATTTGTTGATGATGGTTGATGAAGTCGATCGCATTTGACTGAATGTGACAGTCATAGATTTTCGAGCGCGAATGCGCGTGGCATCGTCGATGGCCGTGTACTAGTAGCGTTTCACGGGTTTGCCGTCTTTGCCTTCGAATTTCAATAACTTGACGTCGACCTGGATCTGATGACCCGATACCTGTTGCTGGTATCGCAGAGTTGCTGGCGGATATGCCGATTCAGCGGCGCTTGAAGATGCGATGGGCTCCGCGCGTTCTTGCGCAAGCCGTTGCGTCGCATTTTCATCATCGAAGACGAGATGAGTTTGCGATGATGGTGGAAGAGAGACCCTGACTTACGAGCGGACTTAGTGGCGGACTAAGGGGTGGACTTAAGGGGTGCCGCCGATACAGCACCTTCCGCTCCGGCAGCTGCGGCTCGGCTTTGACTTCGCACGCCAATTCTCGAAGCCACTTTTGTGGCAGCCCGTGCACCTCGCAATATTGCCGCTGATTCAGATCCACACGCGGCTTGGCCGGGAAGGACGATCCTCCAGCGCCTCCGGCCACCTTCGAGGTAGCGGTCATACCAGCGATAGAAGGTCCGGCGCGCAATGCCCAACTGGTCGAGCATCTTCTTTGCCGGAAGGTGTGACTGCTCGACGATCCTGATGATCTCAAGCTTTTCGGGTGCGGGGTATCTCATTCGTCGTCGCCCCTATCCGCTATCATGCTTTATGGAATGGCTCGCCCCTTTCCCCCGGCGCAAGATTGCGTCGGTTGAACACGGCACGGAGGCGAGCCAATGAATGAGATCAAGGTTCTGGGAATCGATCTTGGCAAAGACGTTTGCAGCGTGGTGGGTTTCGATGGGGCGGGGAAGGTGTTGCTGCGTCGGCGGATGCGGCGCGACAGTATCCTCAAGCTGGCGTCAGGAATGCCAACCTGCGTCATGGCGATGGAGGCATGCTGCGGCGCCCATCATCTTGGCCGCCTGCTTCGCGAGCAGGGTCACGATGTGCGGCTGATGTCGCCAGAGTATGTTCGCCCGTATGTGAAGGCTCAGAAGAATGACGATCGGGACGCAGAGGCGATCGCGGAAGCGGCAACCCGCCCGACGATGCGCTTCGTCGATCTCAAGAGCGACGAGCAACTCGACATGCAGAGCCTGCATCGGGCGCGGGATCGGCTGGTCGGCGAGCGCACGACGCTGATTAATCAGTTGCGAGCGATCCTTCTCGAACGCGGGATCGTGATGGCGAAGGGACGGCGCAAGCTCGAACTTCGACTGGATCAACTCTTTTCTGGCGAGGTGACGATCAGCCGTCGGATCAGACTGCTGGTCGAGGACATGCGGGCCCAATGGCGCGCCCTTGACGAGCGGATCGGCGCCTTCGATGCCGAGTTCGTTGCGATTGCGCGCGAGGATGCCGCAACGAAGCTCCTTTCGACGATCCCGGGGGTCGGCCCGTTGAATGCGACCGCCTTCGTCGCCTCGGTGGGAAGGGCGGAGACGTTTGGCCGGGGCCGGGATCTTGCCGCCTGGCTCGGCCTCGTACCTCGCCAGATGACGACCGGCGGCAAACCTCGTCTTCTCGGGATCAGCAAGCGCGGCAACGGCTATCTTCGTCGGATGCTGATCCACGGCGCGCGAGCGGCCTTGCCATCCCTGGCGAAGGGGCGGACGTTGCTCGGCGAATGGCTGCGCGGATTGCTCGCGCGAACGCATATGAACACGGCCGTGGTCGCGCTCGCGGCGAAGATGGCCAGGATCATCTGGGCCGTGTTGAGAAGCGGGCGCCCCTTCCAGGTGGAGGCGACGCCGCCGGCTGGATGATCAGAGTTCGGCCGAAGGGTAGCGCCCTTCAGGCCAGCGTTGTCTGTGAGTGGACTGAAAAGATGGCCTGACAGTCGAACGGCGTGCCGTAATCCTGATCAAAAAAATGGCGTTAGACGCCGACGGCTTTATGAGGATCGGTACGCGCGAAAGCTCCATCTTGGCCGAGGCACGACCTCGAGACCGGATACGTTGGCGCAGACTGAGAAGCCGTCAAAAAATCCCTTGCAGGCGGGGCGAGCCATACGTTTTTTTGAGCAGACGGTTTTCCAGGGTCAGGTCGGCAACCACCTCTTTCAAGGCGCTGGTCTCGCGACGCAGGTCCTGCACATCGCCGGTCGTGGCCGCACGTGCGGTATCGCCCGCAAGGCGGCGCTTGCCGGCTTCCATGAATTCCTTCGACCAAGTGTAGTACAAGTCCTGCGCAATGCCCTCCTTGCGACAGAGCTCGGCAATGCTGTCCTCGCCGCGAAGACCGTCCACCACAATCCGGGTTTTGTCTTCCGTCGAAAAGCGCCGCCGGGTCGCGCGGCGGATATCCTTGACCACATGTTCAGCGGATCGTTTGCCGCTGAGAGACTTCGTATTCATGTTCGTTCCTTCGTCGATGACGAAAACCGAACACTCCTTGAATCAATCCCTCAATTCTGTGCCATAGGCACTGATCCCGGACACAAACGTACAAACACGTCTTGATGGCCAACGTATCAATCCGGTTGCTTTCTCGTTCGCGTCCCTCTTATAGATACACCTGTCCTCAATCTCCAATGATTGAGGCGCACAGTGAGCTCCAGCCTGCTTCGGATTTACTGCGACTAAATGATCAGGGTAGGGGATGCTCGATGCATATCAACCGTAAAGGCAATCGGACGGGCTCACGCATATGTCTCCCTTGCAGCGCCCTTCTGTTGCTCTGGCTTTTAATCTTGCCGGCTTTGTCGGCTGAAACTGGAAGCCGCGCACAACAGGACACCCCGGTCACATGCTCGAGCGGATTTCTGCCGGCTGCGGGATCCGCAAGTAGTCCGCCCGATCTTCTGGTCACCGGCGAGTGCCACGTCAAACCCGATCAGACGTACTACTTCGAGAACGTCAACGTTCTCGACAAAGGCCGACTCGTGTTCGACGAGCTTGATAAGACGATCAAGCCCACGGCCACCCACTTCTGGGTTCAATCGATGGTGATCGAGAACGGCGGGACGGTTGTCGCCGGATCATGGAGAGAGCCCTATGGGAACTACGGGGGCGTCCTGACGATTCATCTTTATGGCGTCGACCGCAACGCGAACGGTCCCGCGCTTGGCGCTCTTTGCCGGACCGCGCAGAACGCCGATACGGGCCCCTGCGGTGTCCCGACGTCTGTCTGGAACGACAATGGCAAGACGAAGCTCGCGCTGCCCGGCGGTGTCTCGGACTTCTTCTACCGCTACGGACCGCTGCACGGTGACGGCAAGTGCTCCGATGGCTCGATCTGGTCGAGCAAATCGCCATGCGATGACAGTCAAGGCAAGCAGGTTGGATATTTCGGCTACAAGGTTCTCGCCGTTTCCTATGGCGGGAGCCTCGAACTCTGGGGCTCGAAAGGCTCCTGCAACTCGATGGGCTGCTCCAATCCGCAACTGACCCATCCGAGTTGGACACGGCTGGATGGTTCGCTTTCCCCAGGGGCCGGTGCAGGGCCGAATGACCCGATCGTCATCGCCGGCCCGAGCAACTTCAATCCCGAAAATCTTTATGTCAGAGCCGGCGATCAGATCGTCGTCACAACGACCGACTATCTACCCGGTCATTCCGAAACCTTCGTCGTCAAGGAAGCCCGCACGGGCGGAGATGGGAAGGGACGGTGGCTTACGAAGATCCGGGTCGATCATGGCGCGCAGTGGCACCATAACGGCGAACGCTACGCGCTCTCCGACAAGCTGGCGCCGTCGCAGGGACGACTCCACCTCGATCCGGATCTCGTCAAGAACGGTGTCGAAACCCGTGCCGCCGTCGCCATTCTGAACCGCAGCATCCGGATCGTCTCCGGAGGCGACGGGGCGGGCGAGGAATTTCCGGCCTCAACGCCCGAGAAGCCCTGTGTCGCGCAGGACGGCAAGGGGCCGTGCTATTCGCTCGGCGGCCATGTCGTGTTCCGGCAGGGATTCAACGCGGTTCACATCAAGGGTGTCGAGTTCAAGCAACTCGGACAGGGCGGACGGATGGCGCACTATCCGGTGCATTTTCATATGGCGCGCCAAACGCCGGCAGGAACCTACGTGCGGGATTCGTCGATCAACGAATCGATGACCCGCTGGATCGTGCTGCACTCAACGCAAGGGGTCCTGCTTGCCGGCAACGTCGGCTACAAGTCGATCGGCCACGGCTTCTATCTCGAGGACGGAACCGAGACCGACAACAAGCTTTACGGCAACCTCGGCATTCTCGCGCGCGCCGCGGTGGCCAATGCGCAAAATCCGCGATTAATCCCGGGCATCCTCGCGGCCAATGAAGACAAAAAAGCGGTCCCGAAATTTCCCTACCTGACTGACTCGGCCTATCCGTCCGTCTTCTGGATCACGAACGGCTGGAACGAGTTCATCGGCAATATGGCGGCTGGCGCCACGGCCTGCGGATCGGCCTACTGGTTCGTGCCGGCCTGGAACAGTGACAGGCCGGACGTGATGACCGGCAGCAACAACTCCGGTGGGCACATGAAGTGGTCTGGTTATGCCGGCCTGCAAAAGGATGGCGCTTACCAAGGATCGACGCCGCTCAAGGCCTTCGTTGGCAACTTCGCCACCTCGACGATGATGTCCTTCCAGACGACCGGCGACGCACCGGATTGCTCGGGCGTCGTCAAGCCTAACTCCGCAAAGGTGAGCGCGCCTGCTCCCAACGTTCTCACGGCGGTCCGCAGCCTCGCGCCCGATCCGAACGACAACGTCGCTGAAGATCACTACTATCCGCACGCCTTGGGCGGAAACCGGCACGCGACGGCATGCAAGCGGAAGGATGACGGGACCTACGATTGCGAAGGGATCAAGTTCTGCGATCCGGGCCACGCCGAAAATTGTGCGGTGACCGTCATCGACAAGTTCACGTCGATGTTTCACTGGGCCCAGCACAATGTCGCGGCGATCTGGCTGCGCAACCAGTGGTATCTCGTCGCCAACAGCGTGCTGTCGGACGTTCAGAACGGTGGCCTGACCTTCATCACCGGCGGCGATTATACTCATGCGTCCGTGATCCGGGGCTATTGGGCGCTCGCGCGCAAGAGCGTTTTCATCGGCCATACCCAGCCGCAGGATGACGCCCATGCCTTTGCGCTGGACGCGGGGCCGTTCAACGCCCGTTCGAAGCTGCGTTGCGACTGGCAGGTGGCCGGCCTTGCGCCGAGCAACTATTGCCTCAGCGCAAAGGACGGCATTTCCATTCCGCTGGTCAATTTCGACACGGGCCAGCGTCTCTTCAACATCTACGACGGTCCCGCCTATCAGGATTCCAACGCCTACTTCGACATCACCAAATCAGACTGTCCCGTGACCGGGGCGAGCACCAATCCGGGCTGCATGTACGGCTCTGGCGTCGTCACGGGCGTGACCAAGGATCCGTTGAATGGGCAATGCTATCTGCCGAACGCGGCCATCGGATGGAAGCAGAGCAACGGCTTCTTCTATCCACCCGCCTTTCATTCGACGAACCTCTATTTCAGCAACGTCGACATCCGTCATTTCGTTTTTGACCCGTTGTTTCAGGCGCCCGATGGCGTGACGGGGGAAAAGGACTTTGGTCAGGGCGGCACCTATATCACGGCGACCTCTGGACCGAACGCGGTGAAGAATTTCTACTGCACCTCGACGGACAACATGTTCGACGGCTGGAGCGGGATCGACCGGCAAACCGAGCTCACCGACGACGACGGTACGCTGACGGGACTCATCAGTTCGAAGCCCGGCGGGGAGACGGTGTCGATCAACGAGGATCAGTTCTTCACTGCCAAGCTTGAAACTTCCGAGTGCAGGTCGAACCTGAGGGTCGGCCCCTCGCTGGTGTGTCCGCAAAAGCCCCCGCCACCCGCGTCCGCGCCCTCGACCGCCAAGACGAGCCCTTATGATTATGTGGCGACGGCGATCGCGCCGGAATGCTCGCAGAACTCGCCGCCCAATCCGCCTCAACCATACGGCCGCTGCGGAGACTCGCAGGACCTCGGCCAGGGAGGCGAGTGGTCGAGCGAGTGCTCGAACGGGGCATGTTATGGCGTACCGCTTTTCCGGCAGTATCTGACAACCCCCGAACTGGGTCATTGGCAGACCAATGGCTGCGCCGGAAACGCCAATACGCCCGCGTGCCGCTGGCCTTTCATGCGCATGGGCGGTCAGAACATGTACCAGCGCGAGACGTTGACCGTAAACAACGGGCTCTACTACGTCGACACGTCTATCTCCAAGGACACACAGAACAAGGAGAATTACACGAAGATGCCGCAGACGCGGGATGTGAATGTCTTCGCTCCCGGTCAGACCTATTACATGTTCTTCCTCTATGCGAAGCCGACCACGGCCCAGACCTACCAGATCTATGTTGGCGACGGCTTTGATACGGCAACCGTGAAGCCCGTGCGCGGAAGCCTCGCGACCGCGCCGATCAAGTTCAGTCCGGACTCTTCGCCCAATGCGGGGAAGTGGTTCACTGTGAAAGGCGTCTCCAAGGGCATTGTGACCATCGAGACCAATTTCGCCGGCCAGTCCGAACTCGATCCGAAGCAACAGAAGAACGGGCTTTGCGGTCCGGCGAGCTTCTGCGGCTGGAAGGCGGACGGGAACTGCGGCTCGAAGCTTGCGGCCTCGGATCCTCGAAAAGAGCCGTTGCTCGTCGCCGACCCGGCGCTGGCCAAGGAAGCGGACGCGGTTTGCAAAACCTGGGCAGTCAAGGATCTCGATTGCCCGTCGGCCGGATGTTTCGGCTTTTCGTTCACGCTTCCAGCCGGTTTCAGTGCGCAAGACCAGGGGCAGGCGGCGCGTCCGGCGCCGATCGCATTCCCCGAAACCGGCGAATTCGCAACGCGCTTCCTCAACACCAAGCTCGTCCCCGACAACGCAAGCCATGCTAGGGACGGGGTCGAGACGGAGTGTTTCTATCCGAGGCTGCCGGGCAGTTGCCCGGCGCAATAGCCCGGCCCGGTTCATCGATCTGGATCGGCGTTAATGTCACGATGGCGTTGGCGCGCTGCCGATCCTGAAGCGGATTATGCGTGTGAATAGGCGTCGGAGAGTGAGTCATCCCGCGCTGAGCAGATCAATAGCTTAAGGTGCCGATCGGTGTCCGGACCCCGAGCCGACCTTGACGTTTCCACCTTCTGTCCTCGTCCACCATCTCGCTCACCTCATCTGCAAATTGAGAGCGAGAACAGATCGTGTGCGCGATACCCCAAACAAAGCGAAAGAATTCAACGCTTACCCATTCCCTGCTTGGGGTTTTTCTTTCCCTGTTTGTCGAACTATTTTCCCTGATAGGTTCAGTAGGGAATCGCTTGGGAAGTGGCTGCAGCGCAGTGGTTTCCTGCCACCCATATCGTCCGTGTGGCCGAATAAATTGCGAAATTCCCTGTAAAATTCCCTGTTAGCAGGGATTTCGTGTGGAGACTGGTGCGATCGGCACTGCATCGCCAGCCACCCAGTGCGATATTTTCTGGAATCTCCGGAGAATTAGCGAAAAGCCCGCTAATAGCGGGCTTTTGCAGCAGGGCGGCCTTCTCCAAAAGATAACACAAGTGGTTTTTGAATATGCGCTACTGAAAATCTCCGGCCTTCGCTGAAAATATTCCCGCTTTGAGGCAGCTCAGATCGGAGAATGGTTTCGATCACGACTGGTTTGGTGGTTGGCAGTTGTGAGGCGTACGCCGCATGAGCAGCCATCTGAGCGAATGGCATTAAGCGACCGATGTGGGGCGCACATCAGACATCCAGGCCAGTAGTAGTCACAGCCTATTCCTCTATCGCTTCCGCTGCCTCGTCCACGAAATCGGGAGCAATTTCGGAATTGACCGGAGGGACAGCGTGCTTGCTGCTTCTCCTGTAAGTGCTGCTTCTGTGATCGACGGGGCTAGAAAAGCAAGTCGCAACTGTTGGCGGATGATCTTGGGATGGAGTCTGACGTCTTTAGCCAGCGCTTCGATCGAATCGTGGCGACCGGAGGTGAGCTCGTTAAGCCAGGCGTGGGCGCGGACGATCGCTTGGAGAAGCTTGGGATCGGATTTACTCTGGTCCGTGGGCTCGATGACCGTGGCGGCGTTGGTTTTTGCTATTTTCCAGGGAATCTCGATGGGCCGCCGTCCCGCGTAGGCCGGCTTCACGGCGATCCGGATGTGGTTTGAGTTGATGACGGCGCGGTCGACGCCGTCGAAGATGTCGGATGCAGCAGTGTGGGCGAGGTTGAGCCGTTCCCGAATGGTTCGCTCGATCAATTGCTCGATCTCGGTGGCCGGCACCCGCTTGACCGATCCGGCGAGGTGCTGTCGTCCCCGCAATGCCGTGCTGACGTAGAAGCGGTATCGGACGCTGTTTTTTCGGGTGAAGCTTGGGCCCATCCGATTGCCACGGTCATCGAACAGCTTGCCGGTGAGCGGCGCGTTGTTGGCTGACTGACCTTTTGGGCGGTCGATGGTGTTCGACTGAGCTGGTCTTGGACGCGATTGAAGGTGGTGCGGTCCAGGATCGGCTGGTGCTCGCCCTTGAACCATTTGCCGCCATGATGGATTTCGCCAAGATAGATACGGTTTTTCAGGAGATAGGCGAGGGGCCCATAGGGGAAGGGAATGCCGCCCTGGTATTTCTTGACCTCGGTCTTGCGGCGCTTGGTGACGATCTGCCGCTTGTCGAGTTCGGGGATCAATTTGTTGAGTGATCCTGTCTGTAGATAAAGCTTGAAGATGGTCCGGACGGTGTGTGCCTCGGTCTTGTTGATGGCGAGCTTCCTGTCCTTGATCTCATAGCCGAGCGGCACCGTGCCGCCGGTCCATTTGCCCTTCTTGCGGGAGGCGGCGATTTTGTCCTTGACCCGTTCGGAGGCGAGTTCCCGCTCGAACTGAGCAAAGGGCAACAGCACATTCAGGGTCAGCCTGCCCATCGAGGTCGTGGTGTTGAACTGCTGGGTGACCGCGACGAACGAGATCGAACGGGCATCAAAGGTTTCGACCAGCTTGGCAAAATCGGCTAGCGACCGGGTCAGGCGGTCGATCTTGTAGACCACGACCACGTCGACCTTGCCGGCCTCAATATCGGCGAGCAGTCGCCTCACGGCAGGGCGGTCGAGATTGCCGCCAGAATAGGCCGGATCGTCATAGCGGGCGGCTAGGGCCCGCCAGCCCTGGGAGGCCTGACTCTTGATATATGCCTCGCAGGCCTCTCGCTGAGCATCCAACGAGTTGAACTCCTGCTCGAGGCCATGCTCGGTGGATTTGCGGGTATAGATGGCGCAGCGCAAAATGCCCCGGCGTTCAGTCGCCATTTGACGAGTTCCCCGAACCCGGGGGGCCGTCGATGACCGCAACCCAAAGAAGCGCGGCCCGTTCCATCTGGTGTCGGGGATTTCGCAGGCGATCTCCGACAGGCTGGCGTAGGTCCCGCCCTGGAACGAGAATCCCTCCGTGGTGACCTTCACCCGATAGGTCGTGCCGCGCCAAGTCCGCACCAGCTCCGAGCCGGCCTTGATCCGGCGGGGCAGCTCTAATTTCCCGTTTGGTTTGCTTCGAGCCGCCTTGACCAGCTGCCTCAAGAGCCGACTGCTCTCCTTGGACAAACCGCCATAGGCGCGCTCTTGAATCCGCTGCGCGATGCTGCGGCGGAGCAGGTCCGGGCCGAAGGCTTTTGGCGGATCGGTCCGGAACAGCTCGCGATATCGCATTCTCAAGCTCGCTATCGGCATCGTCGGGAGTTTCGCCAGCTCGGCTTCGACAACCCTATCGCTGCCGACGGGGCGTACCGGCCGGATCATGGCGACGAGCGACCCTTGATGCGATAGGTCCGGTCACTGCCGTCCTTGCTCGTCTCGATTTTAAGTTTGAGCTTCTTTTTGACGACGCCGGACAGAAAGCCGCGGACTGAATGGGGCTGCCA
Protein-coding sequences here:
- a CDS encoding phage tail sheath family protein, producing the protein MPAALSYPGVYVNEIPSGVRTITGVATSVAAFIGSARKGPVDTAVDIVGFGDFERIFGGLWTGSNMGFAVRDFFFNGGARAVIVRLFDDGAGGNADAAIAAVASITAAARGGANGQTAKTAAKAVYDLITADPNAKQPVKDAAKAAMDAINVLPDNADAAAIEVAAKTADSAAPKTTLRMLHVGTLTFKAAAPGGWANRLRILVSAAKPATAAGVAATLGVATADLFDLTVTDLDSNQTEFFENLTVKNSLRRVDHVLNEGSTLIGWGGDNLDTQAAALPDFTAVFGDDQLGQKYAQMLVAQKQSPDPTQDPLKAAKKAYADALAATANLVGDGGMLGSTDFLKPDGEDGKTGLYALEQLYTRDGIFNMLCIPPYTAGNDVDLGVVAAAGAYCEKRRAILIVDPPSGWNNIARAVSSFSADPDQVGYRGSNGVIFFPRLKMPNPLKNNRIEDFAPCGVVAGLFARTDTQRGVWKSPAGIDTSLLGVSSLTVPMTDSENGLLNPLGINCLRHFPIFGSINWGARTLRGADAFADEYKYVAVRRTALYIEESLYRALKWVVFEPNDEPLWAQIRLNVGAFMHNLFRQRAFAGESANDAYFVKCDGETTTQNDINLGIVNIKVGFKPLKPAEFVVLQIQQMAGSVEA
- a CDS encoding IS110 family transposase, coding for MNEIKVLGIDLGKDVCSVVGFDGAGKVLLRRRMRRDSILKLASGMPTCVMAMEACCGAHHLGRLLREQGHDVRLMSPEYVRPYVKAQKNDDRDAEAIAEAATRPTMRFVDLKSDEQLDMQSLHRARDRLVGERTTLINQLRAILLERGIVMAKGRRKLELRLDQLFSGEVTISRRIRLLVEDMRAQWRALDERIGAFDAEFVAIAREDAATKLLSTIPGVGPLNATAFVASVGRAETFGRGRDLAAWLGLVPRQMTTGGKPRLLGISKRGNGYLRRMLIHGARAALPSLAKGRTLLGEWLRGLLARTHMNTAVVALAAKMARIIWAVLRSGRPFQVEATPPAG
- a CDS encoding G8 domain-containing protein, which codes for MPALSAETGSRAQQDTPVTCSSGFLPAAGSASSPPDLLVTGECHVKPDQTYYFENVNVLDKGRLVFDELDKTIKPTATHFWVQSMVIENGGTVVAGSWREPYGNYGGVLTIHLYGVDRNANGPALGALCRTAQNADTGPCGVPTSVWNDNGKTKLALPGGVSDFFYRYGPLHGDGKCSDGSIWSSKSPCDDSQGKQVGYFGYKVLAVSYGGSLELWGSKGSCNSMGCSNPQLTHPSWTRLDGSLSPGAGAGPNDPIVIAGPSNFNPENLYVRAGDQIVVTTTDYLPGHSETFVVKEARTGGDGKGRWLTKIRVDHGAQWHHNGERYALSDKLAPSQGRLHLDPDLVKNGVETRAAVAILNRSIRIVSGGDGAGEEFPASTPEKPCVAQDGKGPCYSLGGHVVFRQGFNAVHIKGVEFKQLGQGGRMAHYPVHFHMARQTPAGTYVRDSSINESMTRWIVLHSTQGVLLAGNVGYKSIGHGFYLEDGTETDNKLYGNLGILARAAVANAQNPRLIPGILAANEDKKAVPKFPYLTDSAYPSVFWITNGWNEFIGNMAAGATACGSAYWFVPAWNSDRPDVMTGSNNSGGHMKWSGYAGLQKDGAYQGSTPLKAFVGNFATSTMMSFQTTGDAPDCSGVVKPNSAKVSAPAPNVLTAVRSLAPDPNDNVAEDHYYPHALGGNRHATACKRKDDGTYDCEGIKFCDPGHAENCAVTVIDKFTSMFHWAQHNVAAIWLRNQWYLVANSVLSDVQNGGLTFITGGDYTHASVIRGYWALARKSVFIGHTQPQDDAHAFALDAGPFNARSKLRCDWQVAGLAPSNYCLSAKDGISIPLVNFDTGQRLFNIYDGPAYQDSNAYFDITKSDCPVTGASTNPGCMYGSGVVTGVTKDPLNGQCYLPNAAIGWKQSNGFFYPPAFHSTNLYFSNVDIRHFVFDPLFQAPDGVTGEKDFGQGGTYITATSGPNAVKNFYCTSTDNMFDGWSGIDRQTELTDDDGTLTGLISSKPGGETVSINEDQFFTAKLETSECRSNLRVGPSLVCPQKPPPPASAPSTAKTSPYDYVATAIAPECSQNSPPNPPQPYGRCGDSQDLGQGGEWSSECSNGACYGVPLFRQYLTTPELGHWQTNGCAGNANTPACRWPFMRMGGQNMYQRETLTVNNGLYYVDTSISKDTQNKENYTKMPQTRDVNVFAPGQTYYMFFLYAKPTTAQTYQIYVGDGFDTATVKPVRGSLATAPIKFSPDSSPNAGKWFTVKGVSKGIVTIETNFAGQSELDPKQQKNGLCGPASFCGWKADGNCGSKLAASDPRKEPLLVADPALAKEADAVCKTWAVKDLDCPSAGCFGFSFTLPAGFSAQDQGQAARPAPIAFPETGEFATRFLNTKLVPDNASHARDGVETECFYPRLPGSCPAQ
- a CDS encoding recombinase family protein; this translates as MRYRELFRTDPPKAFGPDLLRRSIAQRIQERAYGGLSKESSRLLRQLVKAARSKPNGKLELPRRIKAGSELVRTWRGTTYRVKVTTEGFSFQGGTYASLSEIACEIPDTRWNGPRFFGLRSSTAPRVRGTRQMATERRGILRCAIYTRKSTEHGLEQEFNSLDAQREACEAYIKSQASQGWRALAARYDDPAYSGGNLDRPAVRRLLADIEAGKVDVVVVYKIDRLTRSLADFAKLVETFDARSISFVAVTQQFNTTTSMGRLTLNVLLPFAQFERELASERVKDKIAASRKKGKWTGGTVPLGYEIKDRKLAINKTEAHTVRTIFKLYLQTGSLNKLIPELDKRQIVTKRRKTEVKKYQGGIPFPYGPLAYLLKNRIYLGEIHHGGKWFKGEHQPILDRTTFNRVQDQLSRTPSTAQKVSQPTTRRSPASCSMTVAIGWAQASPEKTASDTASTSARHCGDDSTSPDRSSGCRPPRSSN